The genomic interval AATTCTTTAACACTTTCAACGCCATTACACGTGAAAACAACCAAATCGTCTTGACTTCAGATAAGTTGCCTAAAGAAATCCCTGGTTTGGAAATGCGTCTTGTGACTCGTTTCGGGCAAGGATATTCTGCCAACATTACAAAGCCTGACCTACCAACACGTGTAGCGATTCTGCGTAACAAGTCTGAGCAAGAAGGTCTAAACATTCCTAACGATATTATTGATGAAATTGCTGCTGCAGTTGATACAAACGTGCGTGACCTAGAGTCTGTGTTTAATCAAGTGGCTGCTAAGATTCAATTCAGTCCACAACCTGTAACAGTTGATGCAACGCGAAACATCCTTGAACAAATGAGTTTTAAGCGTCAAAAAGTTGTGACTGTTCCGATTATTCAAACGACTGTTGCTAACTACTTCAATTTGACCGTTGATGACTTGACTGGAAGTCGTCGTAACAAGCAAATTGTTACACCACGTCAAATCGCTATGTACCTAGCTCGTGAACTAACTCAAGATTCATTACCACAAATTGGTCGTGCTTTTGGTGGACGTGATCACACAACAGTCATGCATTCAACTGAAAAGATTGAAGGTTCAATAGGAGAAGATGTATTTCTAGAACAACAAGTTCAAGAAATTCGCGAACGCTTAAGCGATAACAGTTAATAGCCTGTGGATAAGTCCAGAAGTTATCTACAAGTTTTCCACAAGGTTATCCACATGAGAAAACCGTTGATACTACTGGTCTCACAGTGGTTTTCCACAGTTTCCACACCCCCTATTACTATTACTATCTTTTTATTACTTAATAAGACTTAATTAATGGGCGACAAACAACACAAAAATGTTGAAGGAGAAATTATGCAATTTACAATTAATCGTGCTGAATTTATTAAGGCGATGAACAACGTTAGTCGAGCTATTTCTTCACGTACTTCAATGCCAATCCTTACAGGGGTTAAGGTTGAAGTTGAAGAAAGTGGTTTGATCCTAACGGGTTCAGATACAGATATCTCAATCGAAATTAAAATCCCAGTAACTGATGACAAAGCTAACCTAGTAAACCTAGAAGCAGGATCATTGGTTTTGCCAGCAACATTCTTTGCGAACATCGTAAAGCGTTTGCCAGGTGAAACATTCACACTTACAAACACAGATGGTCTTCAAGCTAAGATTACGTCTGAAAGTGCAGAATTCGATATTAATGGGCAAGATGCAAATGCATACCCACGTTTGCCAGAAGTAGAAGTACAAAATCAATTGGTCTTGCCAGCTGAAACTTTGACAGAAGTTATCGGACAAACTGTTATTGCGGTATCAAAGCAATTGAGCCAACCAATTTTGACAGGGGTACATTTCATCATTGCTGGTGGAAACCTAACTGCTGTTGCGACTGACCGTCACCGTCTGGCACAACGTACAGTTTCTTTTGGTAGCTCAGATGTTAATGCGGATATCATTATTCCAGGACCATCTTTGGTACAACTACAAGCAATGCTTGATTCTGTTGAATCAGTGGAAGTACGTGTTTCAGAAAACCAAGTTGTTTTCCAACTTGGAGATGACACAATGTTCT from Weissella ceti carries:
- the dnaN gene encoding DNA polymerase III subunit beta, with protein sequence MQFTINRAEFIKAMNNVSRAISSRTSMPILTGVKVEVEESGLILTGSDTDISIEIKIPVTDDKANLVNLEAGSLVLPATFFANIVKRLPGETFTLTNTDGLQAKITSESAEFDINGQDANAYPRLPEVEVQNQLVLPAETLTEVIGQTVIAVSKQLSQPILTGVHFIIAGGNLTAVATDRHRLAQRTVSFGSSDVNADIIIPGPSLVQLQAMLDSVESVEVRVSENQVVFQLGDDTMFYSRLLEGNYPDASRLIPTEKRTTLTINSRDLLQTIERAALLSHEGRSNVIQFSVSDDRSSISSNSPEVGRVEEEIFAAATAGDELTISFNPDYMREALKSFGDEEIQIGFKTPLDPFTLVPTNNETNFIQLITPVRTY